Proteins encoded in a region of the Bradyrhizobium sp. CB3481 genome:
- a CDS encoding OpgC domain-containing protein translates to MHPSMKAELAARDGDLRPCLLLGVAAWFLFLDHVPHNAVSLLTMRNFGFSGAADLFVFVGGYTAAILYGRMMLERGFVVTATRIFKRLWQLYAAYIVLFVIYIDLIGYVARKARASELIGDFNVTGIVDHTIRTLIHGLLLQAKPLNLDVLQLFIVLMAVFPFVLFGMVRRPNITLAASAALYAAARHFDWNLSSFPDGKWYLNPFCWQLLFVLGAWLALSGTNQIQALRTLRKFAILRAIAWLYLLFALAMTVAGKFPQAGLVPDLLRDVFLPDHKENLAPYRVLHFLALAFLFAYMVPRDWSGFRWPVLQPIIKCGQEWLAVFCAGVFLSFAGHLVLITGPDSLLMHVLVSVAGVSIMTGVAYYVSWSKRQDQKPAFQACAMTGVPEQGRFAK, encoded by the coding sequence ATGCATCCGTCAATGAAGGCCGAACTCGCCGCGCGCGACGGCGATCTCCGACCCTGTCTGCTGCTTGGTGTCGCGGCCTGGTTTCTTTTTCTGGATCATGTGCCGCACAATGCGGTCAGCCTGCTGACCATGCGCAATTTCGGCTTCAGCGGGGCTGCCGACCTGTTCGTGTTCGTCGGCGGCTATACGGCCGCAATTCTCTATGGACGGATGATGCTGGAGCGCGGCTTCGTCGTGACGGCAACCCGCATCTTCAAGCGGCTGTGGCAGCTTTATGCCGCCTATATCGTCCTGTTCGTGATCTACATCGATCTGATCGGATATGTCGCGCGAAAGGCCCGCGCATCCGAGCTGATCGGCGACTTCAATGTGACGGGGATCGTTGACCATACCATCCGGACTCTGATTCACGGCCTGCTGCTGCAGGCCAAGCCGCTCAACCTCGATGTGCTGCAGCTGTTCATCGTGCTGATGGCGGTCTTCCCGTTCGTCCTGTTCGGCATGGTGCGCCGCCCGAATATCACGTTGGCGGCGTCCGCCGCCCTCTACGCCGCCGCCCGCCATTTTGACTGGAATCTGTCGTCGTTTCCGGATGGAAAGTGGTACCTCAACCCGTTCTGCTGGCAGCTCCTGTTCGTGCTCGGCGCCTGGCTGGCCTTGAGCGGTACGAATCAGATCCAGGCCCTGCGGACGCTTCGGAAATTTGCAATCCTGCGCGCCATCGCGTGGCTTTATCTGCTGTTCGCCCTGGCCATGACGGTGGCAGGGAAGTTTCCCCAAGCCGGCCTCGTCCCGGATCTGCTGCGCGATGTGTTTCTGCCTGACCATAAGGAAAACCTGGCGCCATACAGGGTACTTCATTTTCTCGCGCTGGCGTTTCTATTCGCCTACATGGTGCCGCGAGACTGGTCCGGATTCCGATGGCCGGTGCTGCAGCCGATCATCAAATGTGGGCAGGAGTGGCTAGCCGTGTTCTGCGCCGGCGTGTTTCTTTCGTTTGCCGGGCATCTCGTCCTTATCACCGGGCCGGATTCGCTTCTCATGCACGTCCTGGTCAGCGTGGCTGGGGTCTCGATCATGACGGGCGTCGCCTACTATGTGTCCTGGTCGAAACGGCAGGACCAAAAGCCCGCGTTCCAGGCCTGTGCAATGACCGGAGTGCCGGAGCAAGGCCGGTTCGCGAAGTAA
- a CDS encoding winged helix-turn-helix domain-containing tetratricopeptide repeat protein: MKFNFDNHILDTDRRELRCGGELVAMQPQVFDLLVHLLKHHDRVVSRDDLIALVWGGRVVSDSTLDSRINAARNAIGDNGKEQRLIRTIPRKGLRFVGAVNRPCGAKAAAHAQAEQSHAGPTLPDRPAIAVLPFDNMSGDREQEYFSDGISEDIITALSKLRWFFVIARNSSFTYKGKPVHMRQIAAELGVRYVLEGSVRRAGDRVRITAQLNDTSTGSHIWAEHYDRDLTDVFAVQDEITDAIVAAIEPQIYAAENFRSRRKPPSSIDAWDLVMRALSHHWRITRSDSLAAQMLLERAIAIDPEYGQALALFATNHMFGVHLGWTDLATAAPVAEQAALAAIAADREDAWAHTALGSVYFSTRRLDHSLAEFELALQLNPNFSLAQGYYALALSYAGRWTDAYAATQRAIRQSPRDPSSAIYYGVAAYAQFIGRNYHEAITLAREATRQRGDLTGAYRVLTVAAGMTGQIELARSALQELRRTQPNISLAWIATQLPWKHDADREHYLEGFRRAGLE; encoded by the coding sequence GTGAAATTCAATTTCGATAATCATATTCTGGACACCGATCGCCGCGAGCTCCGTTGCGGCGGCGAATTGGTGGCGATGCAGCCGCAGGTATTCGATCTGCTGGTTCACCTGCTGAAGCACCATGATCGCGTGGTCAGCCGGGACGATCTCATCGCCCTGGTGTGGGGTGGACGGGTCGTGTCCGACTCGACGCTGGACAGTCGGATCAACGCGGCACGAAATGCGATCGGTGACAACGGCAAGGAACAACGGCTCATTCGCACTATCCCGCGCAAGGGGCTTCGCTTCGTAGGCGCCGTGAACCGCCCATGCGGTGCGAAGGCTGCGGCGCACGCACAAGCAGAACAATCGCATGCGGGACCGACGCTGCCTGACCGGCCCGCGATCGCAGTACTCCCGTTCGACAATATGAGCGGCGACCGGGAGCAGGAATATTTTTCCGATGGAATCAGCGAGGACATCATTACGGCACTATCGAAGCTGCGCTGGTTTTTCGTGATCGCGCGCAACTCCTCGTTCACCTACAAGGGCAAGCCGGTCCACATGAGGCAGATCGCGGCTGAGCTCGGCGTACGCTACGTGCTCGAAGGCAGCGTACGAAGGGCCGGCGATCGCGTGCGCATCACCGCGCAGCTCAATGACACATCGACCGGCAGTCATATCTGGGCAGAGCATTACGACCGCGACCTCACCGACGTATTCGCAGTACAGGACGAAATTACCGACGCCATCGTAGCCGCGATCGAGCCGCAGATTTACGCGGCGGAGAACTTTCGTAGCAGGCGGAAGCCGCCGAGCAGCATCGATGCATGGGACCTTGTGATGCGGGCACTATCCCATCACTGGCGCATAACGCGGTCCGACAGCCTCGCGGCGCAAATGCTGCTGGAGCGCGCCATTGCCATCGATCCGGAATACGGTCAGGCACTCGCCCTGTTCGCGACCAACCATATGTTCGGCGTGCATCTGGGCTGGACGGACCTTGCAACCGCGGCACCCGTTGCCGAGCAAGCGGCGCTGGCGGCGATTGCCGCCGACAGAGAGGACGCCTGGGCGCATACCGCGCTCGGCAGCGTCTATTTTTCTACGCGCCGGCTCGACCATTCGCTGGCCGAATTCGAGCTGGCGCTGCAGCTCAACCCGAACTTCTCGCTGGCGCAGGGATATTATGCCTTGGCGCTGTCTTATGCTGGCCGATGGACCGATGCCTATGCCGCGACACAGCGCGCGATCCGTCAGAGCCCACGCGATCCCTCTTCAGCGATCTACTACGGCGTTGCCGCCTACGCCCAGTTCATCGGAAGGAATTATCATGAAGCGATCACGCTCGCGCGCGAGGCGACCCGCCAGCGTGGCGACCTGACCGGCGCTTATCGGGTGCTGACCGTCGCCGCCGGCATGACCGGACAGATCGAGCTCGCCCGCTCCGCGCTTCAGGAGTTGCGGCGGACCCAGCCCAACATTTCGCTTGCCTGGATCGCGACGCAGCTACCATGGAAGCATGATGCCGACCGCGAGCATTATCTCGAAGGCTTTCGCCGCGCCGGACTGGAATGA
- a CDS encoding glycoside hydrolase family 3 N-terminal domain-containing protein — translation MQILRRVGLALVWFAGALFVFAAANKNDPYLISLRGWGNIALVVTSIAVAMILIRRGYWRKGIVGRALVLLWCLPALSMLGAHAAFEWQKQRVLQANASEVRNLGRHFVVGYSSFPEISALAEKGLISGVYITKHNIAGSSAARLKEEISALQEKRRAAGLPPLIVAADQEGGIVSHLAPPLTKLPALSTLANLPPDVRAEKAEAFGRTHGQELAALGVNLNLAPVLDLRPELKRNRFDFNTLIGQRAISNVPAVVADIARAYVSGLEASGIGATVKHFPGLGRVRTDTHHFTAELDTPVDELEASDWIPFRKVLAGSKAQLMVGHVTLTSVDPDRPASHSKRVVDGIIRKKWNFQGIVMTDDLVMGAIYQRDVCTAVVEALNAGVDLLLVAFDGTQFYRIFTCAMAASVEGRVEAAMMGESDLRLKVAFPVD, via the coding sequence ATGCAAATTCTCAGACGTGTTGGCCTCGCCCTGGTCTGGTTCGCCGGAGCGCTCTTCGTGTTCGCGGCGGCCAACAAGAATGATCCCTATCTGATCTCGCTGCGCGGTTGGGGAAACATTGCTCTGGTCGTCACGAGCATCGCTGTTGCAATGATCCTCATCCGCCGCGGCTATTGGCGGAAAGGCATTGTGGGAAGGGCGCTGGTACTGCTGTGGTGCCTGCCAGCCCTTTCGATGCTCGGTGCGCATGCCGCGTTTGAATGGCAGAAGCAGCGGGTGCTGCAGGCGAATGCTTCAGAGGTGCGAAATTTGGGCCGGCACTTTGTCGTCGGATACTCGTCATTCCCTGAGATTTCAGCCCTCGCCGAAAAGGGGCTGATTTCGGGTGTCTACATCACCAAGCACAATATTGCTGGATCGTCGGCGGCGCGTTTGAAAGAGGAGATATCCGCGCTGCAGGAAAAGAGGCGTGCCGCAGGCCTGCCGCCGCTGATCGTCGCAGCCGACCAGGAGGGCGGCATCGTCTCGCATCTGGCGCCGCCGTTGACCAAATTGCCAGCATTATCCACCCTTGCGAACTTGCCGCCCGATGTTCGTGCCGAGAAGGCAGAGGCGTTCGGCCGCACGCACGGACAGGAGCTGGCGGCGCTCGGCGTCAACCTCAACCTGGCGCCGGTGCTTGATCTGAGGCCCGAACTGAAACGCAACCGGTTCGACTTTAATACGCTGATCGGCCAACGCGCGATTTCCAATGTTCCGGCCGTCGTTGCCGATATCGCGCGCGCCTATGTGAGCGGCCTCGAAGCGTCCGGTATCGGCGCGACGGTAAAACACTTTCCGGGGCTCGGTCGGGTGCGAACGGATACCCACCATTTCACCGCCGAACTCGATACGCCCGTCGACGAACTCGAAGCGTCCGATTGGATTCCGTTCAGAAAAGTGCTGGCCGGGTCGAAGGCGCAGCTGATGGTCGGCCATGTGACGTTGACGTCGGTCGATCCGGACCGTCCGGCGTCGCATTCCAAGCGGGTCGTCGACGGCATCATCCGCAAGAAGTGGAACTTCCAGGGGATCGTCATGACCGACGACCTCGTGATGGGTGCGATCTACCAGCGCGATGTCTGCACGGCGGTGGTCGAGGCGCTCAATGCCGGCGTCGATCTGCTGCTGGTCGCCTTTGACGGCACGCAGTTTTACCGCATTTTCACCTGCGCCATGGCGGCCTCAGTCGAGGGTAGGGTCGAGGCCGCCATGATGGGCGAGAGTGACCTGCGGTTGAAAGTGGCATTCCCGGTGGATTGA
- the bamA gene encoding outer membrane protein assembly factor BamA: MTPVLADPAPPSQGSIIVEGNRRVDAETIRSHFHPSSDGRFDEAARDAALKALIATGLFERITIERAGERLIVRLSEAPVLGRVAFEGNKKVKDTDLAAAVEAKPRGSLQRATVQSDVGRIIEVYRRAGRAEVRVDPQIIDRGNGRIDLAYVITEGAKTPVRQISFTGNKAFGERQLRAVIKTSATHMLSFLTGGNVYDPDRVAQDQEQLRLYYRSKGYADVNVAAAKAEYDPATKGFTLTFAIDEGPLYQFREVSVACNIPGMDCDKLRAVPTARAGALFDGNALDKSTELLAIEMARLGYPFAQATPRLTRDAITQRVDVAFVIDEGPRAYVERIEIHGNTRTRDYVIRREFDVAEGDPYNKTLIDRAERRLKNLNYFKTVKITNRPGSAPDHVILDVEALDQATGDFNIAGGYSTVDGALVEVKVGERNFYGTGKNVQATFTYGQYARGINLAASEPYFLGTKVAAGIDLFGRQTDLSSYQSYGSTTYGARFQLGTPITEEIGVQWRYSIYNQNITISPNSSGLMPSLAVRQAAAAGPTWVSAPGSTTTYSTLDNTQSPTSGIRSQLSQDLAGLGGDVKFLKTTEDVRYYKSLSSDLVGMVRAQGGYVTGWGGQQVPLMNNFFGGPTMVRGFSPNGFGPRDLTAGTTMDNVGGSAYWATTAELQSAIPGIPNEYGLKATAFVDAGSVFRYSGSTAGLQVANKNVVRSSVGAGLTWASPFGALTVDYAIPLTKAAYDVVQPLRFSAGGF, from the coding sequence GTGACACCGGTTCTCGCCGACCCCGCGCCGCCGTCGCAGGGTTCGATCATCGTCGAAGGAAACCGCCGCGTCGACGCCGAGACCATTCGCTCGCATTTTCATCCATCCTCCGACGGGCGCTTCGACGAGGCCGCCCGTGACGCCGCCTTGAAGGCGCTGATTGCAACGGGCCTGTTTGAAAGGATTACCATCGAGCGCGCCGGCGAACGGCTGATCGTTCGTCTCTCCGAAGCACCCGTGCTCGGCCGCGTCGCATTCGAAGGCAACAAGAAGGTCAAGGACACCGACCTTGCCGCCGCCGTCGAAGCGAAGCCGCGCGGCTCGCTGCAACGCGCCACCGTGCAGTCCGACGTCGGCCGCATCATCGAGGTATACCGGCGCGCCGGCCGGGCTGAGGTCCGCGTTGATCCGCAAATCATCGACCGCGGCAACGGCCGGATCGACCTCGCCTATGTCATCACAGAGGGCGCAAAGACGCCGGTGCGGCAGATCAGCTTCACCGGCAATAAGGCTTTCGGCGAACGCCAGCTCCGCGCTGTCATCAAGACGTCTGCGACCCACATGTTGAGCTTTTTGACCGGCGGTAACGTTTACGATCCCGACCGTGTCGCGCAAGACCAGGAGCAGCTGCGGCTCTACTACCGCAGCAAGGGCTATGCCGATGTCAATGTCGCGGCGGCGAAGGCCGAGTATGATCCCGCGACAAAGGGGTTTACGCTAACCTTCGCAATCGACGAGGGTCCGCTCTATCAGTTCCGGGAAGTGAGCGTCGCCTGCAACATCCCGGGCATGGATTGCGACAAGCTCCGTGCCGTTCCCACCGCGCGAGCTGGCGCACTGTTCGACGGCAACGCGCTGGACAAGTCCACCGAGTTGCTGGCGATCGAAATGGCAAGGCTCGGCTATCCCTTTGCCCAGGCCACCCCTCGCCTCACCCGCGACGCCATCACGCAGCGCGTCGATGTCGCCTTCGTGATCGACGAAGGACCCCGCGCCTATGTCGAGCGGATCGAGATTCATGGCAACACGCGCACCCGCGATTATGTGATCCGGCGCGAATTCGACGTCGCGGAGGGCGATCCCTACAACAAGACGCTGATCGACCGGGCCGAACGACGCCTGAAGAACTTGAACTACTTCAAGACGGTCAAGATAACGAACAGGCCGGGCTCCGCACCGGATCATGTCATCCTCGATGTCGAGGCGCTTGATCAGGCGACCGGCGATTTCAATATCGCCGGCGGTTACTCGACCGTCGACGGCGCACTCGTCGAGGTCAAAGTCGGCGAGCGCAATTTTTACGGCACGGGCAAGAACGTCCAGGCGACGTTCACTTACGGCCAGTATGCGCGTGGCATCAATCTCGCCGCATCCGAACCCTATTTCCTCGGCACCAAGGTCGCGGCTGGCATAGACCTCTTCGGCCGGCAAACTGATCTTAGCAGCTATCAATCCTATGGCAGCACCACCTACGGCGCGCGATTTCAGCTCGGTACGCCCATTACCGAGGAAATCGGCGTTCAGTGGCGCTACTCGATCTACAACCAGAACATCACGATCTCACCGAACAGCTCCGGTCTGATGCCTTCGCTGGCCGTCCGGCAGGCCGCCGCCGCCGGCCCGACCTGGGTCTCGGCCCCCGGCAGCACGACGACCTACAGCACGCTGGACAATACGCAGAGCCCGACCAGCGGAATCAGGTCGCAGCTCAGCCAGGATCTCGCGGGACTGGGCGGCGATGTAAAATTTCTGAAAACCACGGAAGACGTGCGCTATTACAAGTCGCTCAGCAGCGACCTTGTCGGCATGGTTCGCGCCCAGGGCGGTTACGTCACCGGCTGGGGCGGCCAGCAGGTACCGCTGATGAACAACTTCTTCGGTGGCCCCACCATGGTGCGCGGTTTTTCGCCGAACGGCTTCGGACCGCGCGACCTGACGGCGGGCACCACGATGGATAATGTTGGCGGCAGCGCCTATTGGGCAACGACCGCCGAACTGCAGAGCGCCATTCCTGGCATACCCAATGAATACGGCCTTAAGGCCACCGCCTTCGTCGATGCCGGCAGCGTATTCCGTTACAGCGGGTCGACGGCAGGGCTGCAGGTCGCCAACAAGAATGTCGTCCGCTCCTCCGTCGGCGCCGGCCTGACCTGGGCCTCGCCGTTCGGAGCCTTGACCGTCGACTACGCCATACCGCTGACCAAGGCTGCCTATGACGTAGTGCAGCCGCTGCGATTCAGCGCTGGCGGCTTTTGA
- a CDS encoding S24 family peptidase, which translates to MLDVKLIERGLEKPGKTKGGLAAAMGVRPGAVSEILSGIRLIKASEITPIIEYLELNSVPIMGRVGAGASIEPEHEQVPPEGLGEVELPFPIAEETIAFEVSGDSMLPKYENGDIIVVYREQRHPLSSFYGEEAAVRLKTGERYLKTIERGKSPTVVNLKSFNAKPINSVKLEWVGEICVTLPRGQIERLRSKAATRARKAARTSGRSSDK; encoded by the coding sequence ATGCTGGATGTGAAGTTGATTGAACGGGGCCTGGAGAAGCCGGGCAAGACCAAGGGCGGATTGGCGGCTGCGATGGGTGTTCGCCCGGGGGCAGTCTCTGAAATCCTGTCTGGGATACGCCTGATCAAAGCGTCGGAAATTACGCCTATCATCGAGTACCTAGAATTGAACTCGGTTCCGATTATGGGGCGCGTCGGCGCTGGCGCATCGATCGAGCCGGAGCATGAGCAGGTGCCGCCGGAAGGTCTCGGCGAGGTCGAACTGCCTTTCCCGATCGCCGAAGAGACCATCGCCTTCGAGGTATCCGGCGATTCCATGCTGCCGAAATACGAGAATGGCGACATCATCGTAGTCTATCGCGAGCAGCGTCACCCGCTGTCGAGCTTCTATGGCGAAGAAGCCGCCGTCCGCCTGAAGACCGGCGAACGTTATCTGAAGACCATCGAGCGGGGAAAATCGCCGACCGTGGTCAACCTCAAGAGCTTCAATGCCAAGCCGATCAATAGTGTCAAGCTGGAATGGGTCGGCGAGATCTGCGTTACCCTGCCCAGGGGGCAGATCGAGCGATTGCGGAGCAAGGCTGCGACCCGGGCGCGCAAGGCGGCACGGACCTCGGGCCGCTCGTCGGATAAATAA
- a CDS encoding response regulator transcription factor: protein MTHRILIVDDDLHIREVIRVALKKAGMTVFEARDGKEALARFASDKPDLIILDIGMPEFDGLDVCREIRKSSSVPILFLSARDDEIDRVLGLEIGGDDYVTKPFSPRELVARVNVILRRITVRGQDTGASTAALSQGRLSVDPEQHIAEFAGTPLRLTAIEFGILRAFLTRPTFVFSREQIMGAAYQLNIQVSDRTIDSHIRNIRAKLSAVNCDNVIETIHGVGFKLGRCEPQA, encoded by the coding sequence TTGACGCACCGCATTCTCATCGTTGACGACGATCTTCATATCCGTGAGGTCATCCGCGTTGCCCTGAAGAAGGCCGGAATGACCGTCTTCGAGGCGCGGGACGGCAAGGAAGCGCTGGCCCGCTTTGCTTCCGATAAGCCGGATCTCATTATTCTGGACATTGGCATGCCGGAATTCGACGGCCTCGACGTCTGCCGGGAAATTAGAAAGTCCTCCAGCGTTCCGATCCTTTTTCTGTCCGCGCGCGACGACGAGATCGATCGTGTCCTCGGCCTTGAAATCGGCGGCGACGACTATGTCACCAAGCCGTTCAGCCCGCGCGAGCTGGTCGCGCGGGTGAACGTCATCTTGCGCCGCATCACGGTGCGCGGTCAGGATACCGGAGCGTCCACAGCGGCACTGTCGCAAGGCAGGCTGTCCGTCGATCCGGAACAGCATATCGCCGAGTTCGCGGGCACGCCGCTGCGACTGACAGCGATCGAGTTCGGAATCCTCCGCGCCTTTCTGACGCGGCCGACCTTCGTCTTCAGCCGCGAGCAGATCATGGGCGCCGCCTATCAGCTCAACATCCAGGTATCGGATCGCACCATCGACAGCCACATCCGTAACATCCGCGCCAAGCTGTCGGCCGTAAACTGCGATAATGTAATCGAAACCATTCATGGCGTTGGCTTCAAGCTCGGCCGATGCGAGCCGCAGGCATGA
- a CDS encoding ATP-binding protein, with the protein MTSRARKKWRPSLGLVIFAMLASVAMLPLVGLFFFRLYDNQLIHQTQAELIAQSRVLAAVYAREVEARLAAGIALGAEIPPEARPDRENQLTPIRPALDLAAGGDLLRRRPNALPANAPASAAYVEIGTRLMPIILETQKVTLAGFRILDPRGVVIAGRDEVGQSLAHIEEVATALQGQYRAALRIRKPDKPPPPIYSISRGVGVHVFSAMPVIVNNRVAGVVYTSRTPSNIFDHFYQERRKFILAGLTVVLATILIGLIFSRTITRPMRELVDRARRIGRGDREAFQPLAHYGTREFAQLSDSFLDMAEQLSRRSDYIATFSSHLTHELKSPLTSIKGAAELLLDSLQSKSDNLTRMEQKNFISNILSDTGRLEAMTQRLRELARAETVPQNEHTELSQVIGGLKSRFPTRTIDATGCLDRSIGMSSEKALIVLSHLTDNAIRHNAKNIRLDAVAEPASVRMTVSNDGDPISEPNRERIFDAFFTTRRDTGGTGMGLSIVRAVMTSHGGSIRLLPTSEGAAFELQFPAA; encoded by the coding sequence ATGACATCGCGCGCACGCAAGAAATGGCGACCGTCGCTCGGACTGGTCATTTTCGCCATGCTTGCCTCGGTGGCGATGCTGCCCCTTGTCGGGCTGTTCTTCTTTCGCCTCTACGACAATCAGCTCATTCATCAGACCCAAGCCGAGTTGATCGCCCAAAGCCGTGTGCTCGCCGCCGTGTACGCGCGCGAGGTGGAGGCACGGCTGGCGGCTGGAATAGCGCTCGGCGCTGAAATTCCACCCGAAGCGCGGCCTGACCGGGAGAACCAGCTCACGCCGATCCGCCCCGCCCTCGATCTTGCCGCCGGCGGCGACCTTCTCCGGCGACGGCCGAATGCCCTTCCGGCCAACGCGCCCGCATCGGCCGCCTATGTCGAGATCGGCACGCGGCTGATGCCGATCATCCTGGAAACGCAGAAGGTCACGCTGGCCGGTTTCCGGATCCTCGATCCCCGCGGGGTCGTCATCGCCGGCCGCGACGAGGTCGGCCAGTCTCTTGCCCATATCGAGGAAGTGGCGACAGCGCTGCAGGGACAATACCGCGCCGCTTTGCGAATTCGCAAACCGGACAAGCCTCCGCCTCCGATCTATTCGATCAGCCGCGGCGTCGGCGTGCACGTGTTTTCGGCGATGCCCGTCATCGTCAACAACCGTGTCGCGGGGGTTGTCTACACGTCGAGAACGCCGAGCAACATCTTCGACCACTTTTATCAGGAGCGCCGCAAGTTCATCCTGGCGGGTCTTACCGTTGTTCTGGCGACCATCCTCATCGGTCTGATCTTTTCCCGTACCATCACCCGTCCGATGCGTGAGCTGGTCGACCGCGCCAGGCGCATCGGCCGCGGTGATCGCGAAGCATTCCAGCCGCTCGCCCATTATGGCACGCGCGAGTTCGCCCAATTGTCCGATAGCTTCCTCGACATGGCCGAACAATTATCGCGGCGGTCGGACTATATTGCGACGTTCTCCTCGCATCTCACCCACGAACTGAAGTCGCCGCTGACGTCGATCAAGGGTGCCGCTGAATTACTGCTGGATTCGCTGCAAAGCAAATCCGACAACCTCACCCGGATGGAACAGAAGAACTTCATCTCGAACATTCTCAGCGACACCGGCCGCCTCGAGGCTATGACCCAGCGGCTCCGCGAACTGGCCCGCGCCGAAACTGTGCCCCAGAACGAGCACACCGAACTGTCGCAGGTGATCGGCGGATTAAAGAGCCGGTTTCCGACCCGCACGATCGACGCGACCGGCTGCCTCGACCGCTCGATCGGCATGTCCAGCGAAAAAGCCTTGATCGTCCTGTCGCACCTGACCGACAACGCCATCCGTCACAATGCGAAAAATATCCGGCTCGACGCCGTCGCTGAACCGGCCTCCGTCCGCATGACCGTCAGCAACGACGGCGATCCGATCTCCGAGCCGAACCGAGAAAGGATTTTTGATGCCTTCTTCACCACCCGCCGCGACACTGGCGGCACCGGCATGGGCCTCTCGATCGTGCGGGCCGTGATGACCAGCCACGGCGGATCGATCCGGCTATTGCCGACCAGCGAAGGCGCTGCCTTCGAGTTGCAGTTTCCGGCCGCTTAA
- a CDS encoding DUF4173 domain-containing protein, whose amino-acid sequence MTDLTTPASDAGSAQASPQSVKPAIAIALAALADWLFYGHQIGISAVAFALALALGSLAANFASLNRSRLLPAAAFVLAGLIPAIEEFNAASLILMILALGIALLLTTNPQQRDLGGRAAALCDLYLVGPFRFFRDAVGLFNLPALKGGLTVWLVPIALGGVFVFLLVSANPLLEKWIRLMSPGDAASYVSLGRILFWTVALSVIWPFVQVWWRRKVEATSALTDTAAAEPKRSSQRVEFFGVATILRSLVLFNLLFAVQTILDAVYLWDNVALPADISYASYAHRGAYPLIVTALLAAGFVLAAIRPGGPAEQSRVVRPLVYLWVAQNVLLVLSSILRLDLYVQVYLLTWWRVAAFIWMILVALGLILIVARIVLNRSNDWLIRANLIALTATLYICSLVNFAAIIADYNVSHSREATGKGVSIDMNYLLSLGPQALPAIDRAIALHGIDPTLVSRRGCLVEQQLKDTAFWRSWGFRSWRLQRAMGVQPKSSTAG is encoded by the coding sequence ATGACCGACCTCACCACGCCGGCGTCCGATGCGGGCTCCGCTCAGGCTAGTCCGCAATCCGTCAAGCCTGCGATCGCGATCGCGCTCGCGGCGTTGGCCGACTGGCTGTTCTACGGGCATCAGATTGGAATTTCTGCCGTCGCCTTCGCCCTCGCACTGGCTCTCGGATCGCTTGCCGCCAACTTCGCGAGCCTGAACAGAAGTCGGTTACTGCCGGCAGCCGCCTTCGTGCTCGCCGGGCTTATACCCGCGATCGAGGAATTCAACGCAGCCTCGCTGATTCTCATGATTCTGGCGCTCGGCATCGCTCTGCTGCTGACGACCAATCCGCAGCAGCGCGATCTCGGCGGGCGAGCGGCGGCGTTGTGCGATCTGTATCTGGTCGGCCCGTTCAGATTTTTCCGGGATGCCGTGGGGCTATTCAATCTGCCAGCCTTGAAGGGCGGCCTTACCGTGTGGCTCGTCCCCATAGCGCTCGGCGGCGTTTTCGTCTTTCTGCTCGTTTCGGCGAATCCATTGCTCGAGAAGTGGATCCGCCTGATGAGCCCGGGCGATGCCGCGTCCTACGTCAGCTTGGGACGCATATTGTTCTGGACGGTGGCACTGTCGGTCATTTGGCCGTTTGTCCAGGTGTGGTGGCGCCGCAAGGTGGAGGCCACGTCTGCCTTGACCGATACGGCTGCTGCCGAACCGAAGCGATCGTCACAGCGAGTGGAATTCTTCGGCGTCGCCACGATCCTGCGGTCGCTGGTCCTGTTCAACCTGTTGTTCGCCGTTCAGACGATCCTCGATGCCGTCTACCTCTGGGATAACGTCGCCCTCCCCGCCGATATCAGCTACGCATCATATGCGCACCGGGGCGCCTATCCGCTCATTGTCACGGCGCTACTGGCTGCGGGCTTCGTTCTGGCGGCGATAAGACCCGGCGGTCCAGCCGAGCAATCGCGGGTGGTCCGACCGCTGGTCTATCTGTGGGTGGCGCAGAATGTCCTACTCGTGCTGTCGTCGATCCTGCGCCTCGATCTCTATGTTCAAGTGTATCTCCTGACCTGGTGGCGCGTTGCGGCATTCATCTGGATGATTTTGGTCGCGCTGGGCCTCATTCTCATCGTTGCCCGCATCGTTCTGAACCGCTCAAATGATTGGCTGATCCGTGCAAACCTCATCGCCCTGACGGCCACGCTCTACATCTGCTCGCTGGTCAACTTCGCCGCCATTATCGCCGACTACAATGTCAGCCACAGCCGCGAGGCCACCGGCAAGGGCGTATCGATCGACATGAACTACCTGCTTTCCTTGGGTCCGCAGGCATTGCCGGCGATCGACCGGGCCATCGCCCTCCACGGGATCGATCCCACCCTTGTTTCCCGCCGTGGTTGCCTTGTAGAACAGCAGCTGAAAGACACGGCTTTCTGGCGCTCCTGGGGCTTTCGGAGCTGGCGCCTCCAGCGCGCTATGGGCGTCCAACCGAAGAGTTCGACCGCAGGCTAA